Proteins encoded by one window of Candidatus Limnocylindrales bacterium:
- a CDS encoding transketolase yields MTPPPPESPAAFPISRGSLAGLSADAIAVRRLFLTMHHGARAGHIGTGLSCIDLLLFLYRRHLAVGDVFVLSKGHGVSALYATLRHIGRLSGEELATYYKDGTVLAAHPVAGALGEIPAATGSLGHGLPMACGVALAHRTQHQSRTRCVCLLSDGDCNEGSTWEAAAFASHHHLGNLTVVVDRNDLQGFGATRDVLDMEPFADKWRAFGFDVRTIDGHDFAQMDAAMTRATDSVAPLCVIAQTRKGCGISFMENRLEWHYLPMSDEQFRLALAELDEAERRLPNADASSGSAQ; encoded by the coding sequence ATGACGCCGCCGCCGCCGGAATCTCCTGCCGCCTTTCCGATCTCGCGCGGTTCGCTCGCCGGACTATCTGCAGATGCGATCGCGGTGCGGCGCCTGTTTCTGACGATGCACCACGGCGCGCGCGCCGGGCACATCGGCACGGGCCTTTCGTGCATCGATCTGCTGCTGTTCCTGTACAGGCGACATCTGGCCGTGGGCGACGTGTTCGTGCTCAGCAAAGGGCACGGAGTCTCTGCGCTTTACGCGACCCTGCGTCATATCGGCCGTCTCTCCGGTGAAGAGCTGGCGACGTATTACAAGGATGGAACGGTGCTCGCCGCGCATCCCGTGGCGGGCGCGCTCGGGGAGATTCCGGCAGCCACCGGCTCGCTCGGACACGGCCTCCCGATGGCCTGCGGGGTGGCTCTTGCGCATCGCACGCAGCACCAGTCGCGCACGCGATGCGTCTGCCTGCTGTCCGACGGCGACTGCAACGAAGGATCCACCTGGGAGGCGGCCGCGTTCGCGTCCCATCATCACCTCGGCAACCTGACCGTCGTCGTCGACCGCAACGATCTGCAGGGATTCGGTGCGACCCGCGACGTGCTCGACATGGAACCGTTCGCCGACAAGTGGCGCGCGTTCGGCTTCGACGTGCGAACCATAGACGGCCACGATTTTGCCCAGATGGACGCCGCGATGACTCGAGCAACCGATTCGGTTGCGCCGCTGTGCGTGATCGCGCAGACGAGGAAAGGCTGCGGGATCTCGTTCATGGAGAACCGTCTCGAGTGGCACTACCTGCCGATGAGCGACGAGCAGTTCCGCCTCGCTCTTGCCGAGCTCGACGAAGCCGAACGCCGGCTGCCGAACGCCGATGCGAGCTCCGGGAGCGCGCAGTGA
- a CDS encoding 1-deoxy-D-xylulose-5-phosphate reductoisomerase encodes MASIAGKGISILGSTGSIGTQTISLLERFPDRFRVVALAAGRRAADLKDQTLRMKPSVIAVAEASDAVELERALGSEMGAAAPRVFSGREGLLQVATAPGTDVLVSALVGAAGLVPTLAAIDAGIDIALANKEVMVVAGELVQRRARTSGSRLLPVDSEHNAVFQALAGRERSHVRKIVLTASGGPFRQHTADQLRSVTRAEALRHPTWNMGDKITIDSASLMNKGLEVIEARWLFDVVPEDIEVLVHPQSIVHALVRYHDESVIAVLALPDMAIPIAYALAWPDVLELGHLPRLDLATTGTLTFAAPDLERFPCLGLAYRALAAGGAMPAVLNAANEVAVSRFLAGDIGFPDIAASVASSMDGFESGDCDSIDALLSADAWARKAAAGWCPVRAAS; translated from the coding sequence GTGGCTTCGATTGCCGGCAAGGGAATTTCCATCCTCGGCTCGACCGGCTCGATCGGCACCCAGACGATCTCCCTGCTCGAACGTTTCCCCGACCGCTTCCGCGTCGTTGCGCTTGCCGCCGGCCGCCGCGCTGCCGATCTCAAGGATCAGACGCTCCGCATGAAGCCTTCGGTGATCGCCGTTGCCGAAGCTTCGGACGCAGTCGAGCTCGAGCGCGCGCTGGGCAGCGAAATGGGCGCAGCGGCGCCCCGCGTTTTCTCCGGTCGCGAAGGACTCCTGCAGGTTGCCACGGCGCCGGGCACCGACGTTCTCGTCTCCGCTCTCGTCGGAGCGGCCGGCCTCGTGCCGACGCTCGCCGCGATCGACGCAGGAATCGACATCGCGCTTGCCAACAAGGAAGTGATGGTGGTCGCCGGCGAGCTCGTTCAGCGCCGCGCGCGAACATCCGGAAGCCGGCTGCTGCCGGTCGACAGCGAGCACAACGCGGTCTTCCAGGCACTGGCCGGTCGTGAACGCAGCCACGTGCGCAAGATCGTGCTGACGGCGTCCGGCGGACCGTTCCGCCAGCACACCGCCGATCAGCTTCGCAGCGTGACGCGCGCCGAAGCGCTCCGGCATCCGACCTGGAACATGGGCGACAAAATCACGATCGATTCCGCCAGCCTGATGAACAAAGGACTGGAAGTGATCGAGGCGCGCTGGCTGTTCGACGTCGTGCCCGAAGACATCGAGGTACTCGTGCATCCGCAGAGCATCGTGCACGCGCTGGTGCGCTACCACGACGAATCGGTCATCGCCGTGCTTGCTCTTCCCGACATGGCCATTCCGATCGCCTACGCGCTCGCATGGCCCGACGTGCTCGAGCTCGGCCATCTTCCGCGCCTCGATCTGGCCACGACCGGCACGCTCACGTTCGCGGCGCCGGACCTCGAGCGCTTTCCGTGCCTCGGGCTTGCGTACCGCGCGCTCGCGGCGGGCGGCGCGATGCCGGCGGTGCTCAATGCGGCCAACGAAGTTGCGGTCTCGCGCTTTCTTGCCGGAGACATCGGATTTCCGGACATCGCCGCATCGGTGGCGTCGAGCATGGACGGCTTCGAAAGCGGCGACTGCGATTCCATCGATGCGCTTCTGTCGGCCGATGCGTGGGCGCGCAAGGCGGCGGCGGGATGGTGCCCGGTGCGCGCAGCCTCGTGA
- a CDS encoding glycosyltransferase family 2 protein: MTEPFKLSAIIACYRDEQAIPVMAERLEATFAKIGCDYEIIFVNDGSPDDSQAVLERLASANHRIKVITHSRNFGSQNAFTSGMARATGDACVLLDGDLQDPPELIEDFARKWREGFDVVYGVRTQREMAWRNEVLYKAFYRLFQRVAYIRVPADAGDFSLIDRRVMNILNDLPERDRFLRGLRAWTGFRQTGIPYLRPERMFGRSTNNLLANLRWARKGIFSFSYLPLELISYAAALVAVLSAVAIVLQIIGRILDPTVPRGVSTIIVVCLFLGAIQLISLAFIAEYLGRVFEEVKGRPRYIVARTLNLEDGAGDAPGSRGAGDARVPAK; the protein is encoded by the coding sequence ATGACTGAACCTTTCAAGCTGAGCGCGATCATCGCGTGTTACCGCGACGAGCAGGCAATCCCGGTGATGGCCGAGCGGCTCGAGGCCACGTTCGCGAAGATCGGCTGCGACTACGAGATCATCTTCGTCAACGACGGCAGTCCCGACGATTCGCAGGCGGTCCTCGAGCGCCTCGCTTCCGCCAACCATCGCATCAAGGTGATCACGCACAGTCGCAACTTCGGCTCGCAGAATGCGTTCACGAGCGGCATGGCACGGGCGACCGGCGATGCGTGCGTGCTGCTCGACGGCGACCTGCAGGATCCGCCCGAGCTGATCGAAGACTTCGCACGAAAGTGGCGCGAAGGCTTCGACGTCGTCTACGGCGTCCGCACGCAGCGCGAAATGGCCTGGAGGAACGAGGTTCTCTACAAGGCGTTCTACCGGCTTTTCCAGCGCGTTGCGTACATCCGCGTGCCGGCCGATGCCGGCGACTTTTCGCTGATCGACCGCCGGGTGATGAACATCCTGAACGACCTTCCCGAGCGCGACCGGTTCCTGCGCGGGCTGCGGGCATGGACCGGCTTCCGCCAGACCGGCATTCCGTACCTGCGTCCGGAGCGCATGTTCGGCCGCTCGACGAACAACTTGCTGGCGAATCTTCGCTGGGCGCGAAAAGGCATCTTCTCGTTCTCCTATCTCCCGCTCGAGCTGATCTCGTACGCCGCTGCGCTCGTCGCCGTCCTGTCGGCCGTGGCGATCGTGCTGCAGATCATCGGACGGATTCTCGACCCGACGGTTCCTCGCGGCGTCAGCACGATCATCGTCGTGTGCCTGTTCCTCGGCGCGATCCAGCTGATCAGTCTTGCGTTCATCGCCGAGTATCTGGGCCGCGTGTTCGAGGAGGTCAAAGGCCGCCCGCGCTACATCGTGGCGCGCACGCTCAATCTGGAAGACGGCGCGGGCGATGCACCGGGCTCGCGCGGCGCCGGTGATGCGCGGGTGCCGGCGAAGTGA
- a CDS encoding TonB-dependent receptor: MRTRPRTFDSNFSIPMSRWRRAARRAVVVLLAFLFAAPVMANAADATPGSIAADDTGGAPPDDVSDAPASELPPIVVDAGKQGDAALPERSFETPDDVAAFGETIFAEPTWRSFQSPAELLGQSVGAQLRRQGGRDDFATLSIRGAPSGQLRILLDGVPLGRASDSVVNLADLPFDTVERIEVYRGFAPVGLLPSSAAGVVNVITRDPDHATASAAVGGGSFGSAKVNAGGAGPLAGGNASAFAAYRTTDGDFEFKDEGAVNNPNDDEVRKRRNNHSDAIDSLLRWRRDVGSARLQLRNQVFYKDEGVPGFAAAFRSHTQLETVREIGAIALGGADGRWNIEQSANWQRQRLSDTDFRAFDNTAETTTSTTAGKWGRPVGKTHWFAGSAEYSWEGFDQNGATDQDATRSSLAIAAGDDWTVASLHTTVTFQLRHQQLWNSFDSSIRGAGSHDSDHSTDPHAGVRWEPVAGLAIKSNVSSYFRPPTFGELYGNTGFTVGNPGLQPESGIAWDAGFEWTGEREPLGKLAIGYAYFGSNIDDVILVKLTFDRTAKAFNEQNAHIRGHELRAEWHGPAGFALSANYTFQDAENRSDGEFVHGKDLAGLAPHEGWARVSWSHGPFVLAYDIDVTGKHYLDSENIDSISTRTVQGVSVVYGPFWKGLRLTVEADNITDSLVPDQIGFPLPGRAFYATLSWSAAPGQLPAEDVHHAQHSNDAH, from the coding sequence TTGCGTACGCGACCACGAACCTTCGACAGCAACTTCTCCATCCCGATGTCGCGATGGCGGCGCGCCGCTCGCCGCGCGGTCGTGGTCCTGCTCGCGTTTCTGTTTGCAGCGCCTGTGATGGCGAACGCTGCCGATGCGACCCCGGGAAGCATCGCAGCCGACGACACAGGCGGAGCACCGCCCGACGACGTTTCCGATGCACCGGCAAGCGAGCTGCCTCCGATCGTCGTCGATGCCGGCAAGCAGGGCGACGCGGCCTTACCCGAGCGCAGCTTCGAAACGCCCGACGACGTCGCCGCGTTCGGCGAAACGATTTTCGCGGAGCCGACATGGCGGAGCTTTCAGTCTCCGGCAGAGCTGCTTGGCCAGAGCGTCGGCGCGCAGCTTCGCCGGCAGGGCGGCCGCGACGATTTCGCAACATTGTCGATCCGCGGTGCGCCGTCCGGTCAGCTGCGCATCCTTCTCGACGGCGTGCCGCTCGGACGCGCATCCGACAGTGTCGTGAACCTGGCCGATCTGCCGTTCGATACGGTCGAGCGCATCGAGGTCTACCGGGGGTTCGCGCCGGTGGGCCTGTTGCCGTCGTCGGCCGCAGGCGTGGTGAATGTGATCACGCGCGATCCGGATCACGCGACAGCGAGCGCAGCCGTGGGCGGCGGCTCGTTCGGTTCGGCCAAGGTCAACGCCGGCGGCGCAGGGCCGCTGGCCGGCGGAAACGCCTCGGCGTTCGCGGCGTACCGCACGACCGACGGCGATTTCGAGTTCAAGGATGAAGGCGCGGTCAACAACCCGAACGACGACGAAGTCCGCAAGCGCCGCAACAACCACAGCGATGCGATCGACTCGCTGCTGCGCTGGCGGCGCGATGTCGGCAGCGCGCGGCTGCAGCTGCGCAACCAGGTGTTTTACAAAGACGAAGGCGTGCCCGGCTTCGCGGCGGCATTTCGCTCGCACACGCAGCTGGAAACCGTGCGCGAAATCGGCGCGATCGCGCTCGGCGGCGCCGACGGTCGCTGGAACATTGAACAGAGTGCGAACTGGCAGCGGCAGAGGCTGTCCGACACCGACTTCCGCGCATTCGACAACACCGCAGAGACGACCACTTCGACCACCGCGGGAAAATGGGGACGCCCCGTCGGCAAAACGCACTGGTTTGCCGGGAGCGCGGAATACAGCTGGGAAGGGTTCGACCAGAACGGAGCGACCGACCAGGACGCAACGCGCTCGTCGCTGGCAATTGCCGCCGGCGACGACTGGACGGTCGCGTCGCTCCACACGACCGTCACGTTTCAGCTTCGCCACCAGCAGCTGTGGAACTCCTTCGATTCGTCGATCCGCGGAGCGGGCAGCCACGACTCGGATCACTCCACCGATCCGCATGCGGGCGTGCGGTGGGAACCGGTCGCGGGGCTTGCGATCAAGTCGAACGTGTCGTCGTACTTTCGTCCGCCCACGTTCGGCGAGTTGTATGGCAATACCGGTTTCACGGTCGGGAATCCCGGCCTCCAGCCGGAATCCGGCATCGCATGGGACGCCGGCTTCGAGTGGACCGGCGAACGCGAGCCGCTGGGAAAGCTCGCGATCGGCTACGCGTACTTCGGCAGCAACATCGACGACGTGATCCTCGTGAAGCTCACGTTCGATCGCACGGCCAAGGCGTTCAACGAACAGAACGCGCACATCCGCGGCCACGAGTTGCGTGCAGAATGGCACGGGCCGGCCGGCTTCGCGTTATCCGCAAACTACACGTTCCAGGATGCCGAGAACCGTTCCGACGGGGAGTTCGTCCACGGCAAAGACCTTGCCGGCCTCGCGCCGCACGAAGGCTGGGCGCGTGTCAGCTGGAGCCATGGACCGTTCGTGCTGGCATACGACATCGACGTGACCGGCAAGCATTATCTCGACAGCGAGAACATCGATTCGATCTCCACGCGCACGGTGCAGGGAGTATCGGTCGTGTACGGGCCGTTCTGGAAGGGCCTTCGCCTGACGGTGGAGGCCGACAACATCACCGATTCGCTGGTGCCGGACCAGATCGGATTTCCGCTTCCCGGACGCGCCTTCTACGCGACGCTGAGCTGGTCCGCGGCTCCCGGGCAGCTTCCCGCAGAGGATGTGCACCATGCGCAACATTCGAATGATGCGCACTGA
- a CDS encoding glycosyltransferase family 39 protein, giving the protein MPKAATAPAREQAAPVAAPPPPRPRASILHVVAGLALMAVFAVQAIVASHRDSVTIDEFAHLPVGLNALLHADFRVDPVNAHLARMFIALPLLADPPAFSPEPGMNVNQLGYQFMELNGKRYQEIYEKVRPMVVLLALFAATVMAKWAYDLYGSHAALAAVGLFAFSPSLLAHGHLVTVDVAGTLGFLLALYANWKFLETPTVRRAVWLGVAAGGANLFKLSGAVLLMMIVPTWIIRMTLARYARLPAREWARLIAVVGAVALVTLNAGYAFDGTFGLLRDATLTPGGRLARVAAAMPWLRLPLPRPFLDGIDVVLEVGKGHDPSYFLAGELSADGWWYYHLAAFSAKCPLPVLAAIVFAMVAWLVGRGRSRSDYAVFVPVIVLFAANSAFNSLQIGERHVLPAYPLLFIGVSPWLASALASMPWRASRDVRDAAAAETPPPKRDSTTRDPAAAGPAAMMRAWLPFAAAAGVFVWTIWGTIAVAPRYLQFFNEAAGGPERGHRVLIDSNIDWGQDLIRLREYMDEKHLDRISLAYFGRVDPQIYGIRFSPLERGISHGPTAISASFLMGRPYFWILGGRMRWVPSRTYEWLQAYKPVARVGSMFVFDLP; this is encoded by the coding sequence GTGCCGAAGGCCGCTACTGCGCCCGCCAGGGAACAGGCCGCGCCAGTTGCTGCGCCGCCGCCGCCACGGCCGCGCGCGTCGATCCTTCACGTCGTGGCCGGGCTCGCGCTGATGGCCGTGTTCGCCGTGCAGGCCATCGTGGCCTCGCACCGCGATTCGGTGACGATCGACGAGTTTGCGCATCTGCCGGTCGGGCTGAACGCGCTGCTGCACGCCGACTTCCGCGTCGATCCGGTCAACGCGCATCTCGCCCGCATGTTCATTGCGCTTCCGCTGCTCGCCGATCCGCCGGCGTTCTCGCCCGAGCCCGGCATGAACGTGAACCAGCTCGGCTACCAGTTCATGGAGCTCAACGGGAAACGCTACCAGGAAATTTACGAGAAAGTCCGGCCGATGGTCGTGCTGCTCGCACTCTTCGCGGCGACCGTCATGGCGAAGTGGGCATACGACCTGTACGGCAGCCATGCGGCACTGGCCGCTGTCGGACTGTTCGCGTTCTCGCCGTCGCTGCTCGCGCACGGACACCTCGTCACCGTCGACGTTGCGGGCACGCTCGGGTTCCTGCTCGCTCTGTATGCGAACTGGAAGTTCCTCGAGACTCCGACGGTGCGGCGGGCGGTATGGCTCGGCGTTGCCGCCGGCGGCGCGAACCTCTTCAAGCTGTCGGGCGCAGTGCTCCTGATGATGATCGTTCCGACGTGGATCATCCGCATGACGCTCGCCCGTTACGCTCGCCTTCCGGCGCGCGAGTGGGCCAGGCTGATTGCCGTGGTCGGCGCCGTCGCGCTCGTGACGCTCAACGCGGGATATGCGTTCGACGGCACGTTTGGCCTGCTGCGCGATGCGACGCTCACGCCGGGTGGAAGGCTTGCGCGCGTCGCGGCCGCGATGCCGTGGCTGAGGCTTCCGCTGCCTCGTCCGTTTCTCGACGGGATCGACGTCGTGCTCGAGGTCGGCAAGGGCCATGACCCGTCGTATTTCCTGGCAGGAGAGCTGTCGGCGGACGGATGGTGGTACTATCACCTGGCTGCATTCTCGGCGAAGTGCCCGCTGCCGGTGCTCGCGGCGATCGTCTTCGCGATGGTCGCGTGGCTCGTCGGCCGCGGCCGCAGCCGGAGCGATTACGCGGTGTTCGTTCCGGTGATCGTGCTGTTCGCGGCCAACTCGGCGTTCAACTCGCTACAGATCGGAGAGCGTCACGTGCTGCCGGCGTATCCGCTGCTTTTCATCGGCGTCTCGCCGTGGCTCGCGTCGGCGCTGGCGAGCATGCCATGGCGCGCATCGCGCGATGTCCGCGATGCGGCAGCCGCCGAAACGCCGCCGCCAAAACGAGATTCGACGACGCGAGATCCTGCCGCAGCCGGACCGGCTGCAATGATGCGAGCGTGGCTGCCGTTCGCAGCTGCGGCGGGTGTTTTCGTCTGGACGATCTGGGGCACGATCGCGGTCGCGCCGCGATATCTTCAGTTCTTCAATGAAGCTGCCGGCGGACCCGAGCGCGGGCACCGCGTACTGATCGATTCGAACATCGACTGGGGCCAGGACCTGATCCGCCTGCGCGAGTACATGGACGAGAAGCATCTCGATCGCATCTCGCTCGCATACTTCGGCCGCGTCGATCCGCAGATCTACGGCATCCGCTTCAGTCCGCTCGAGCGCGGCATCTCGCACGGCCCGACCGCGATCTCGGCGTCGTTCCTGATGGGCCGGCCGTACTTCTGGATCCTTGGCGGCCGCATGCGCTGGGTGCCGTCGAGGACCTACGAGTGGCTGCAGGCTTACAAGCCGGTCGCGCGCGTCGGCTCGATGTTCGTGTTCGATCTTCCGTAA
- a CDS encoding NAD-dependent epimerase/dehydratase family protein → MPSPTDRTTPAFSRPVLVTGAAGFVGANLVRHYAARGARVVAAGHDDSPAWRLEAVPENVEKTHVDVCSAGEVRHLLEEVAPEVILHCAAFGAYPGQTDAERIHHVNYDGVRYMLEEARRLDGLRAFVQMGTSSEYGANCSAPTEDAPTAPDSDYAVSKVAATALVRFHALKHGLPAWVLRLYSIYGPFEDVSRLVPRLIEEARRGRLPALVDPGISRDYLYMGDVCDACDAVIERAGSGLAPGEIFNIGSGRKTTLEEIVAIVRGLFGVSVEPQWGSMPNRRWDHSDWYANPAKADELLGWKATTALENGLRATSEWMDRERTLLELAHRHSVEQAPA, encoded by the coding sequence ATGCCATCGCCCACTGACAGGACGACGCCGGCCTTCTCGAGGCCGGTGCTGGTGACCGGCGCCGCCGGGTTTGTCGGCGCGAACCTTGTGCGGCACTACGCGGCGCGCGGCGCGCGAGTGGTTGCGGCCGGCCACGACGATTCTCCGGCATGGCGGCTCGAGGCCGTGCCGGAAAACGTCGAGAAGACCCACGTCGACGTGTGCTCGGCGGGCGAGGTCCGCCACCTTCTCGAAGAAGTCGCGCCGGAGGTGATCCTGCACTGCGCCGCATTCGGAGCGTATCCCGGCCAGACCGATGCGGAGCGGATTCATCACGTCAACTATGACGGCGTCCGCTACATGCTCGAGGAAGCGCGCCGGCTCGACGGGCTGCGTGCGTTCGTGCAGATGGGCACGTCGTCGGAATACGGCGCTAACTGCTCCGCACCGACGGAAGACGCACCGACGGCGCCCGACAGCGATTACGCGGTATCAAAGGTGGCCGCGACGGCGCTGGTCCGGTTTCATGCGCTCAAGCACGGACTGCCGGCGTGGGTGCTTCGGCTGTACTCCATCTATGGTCCGTTCGAGGACGTCTCGCGCCTGGTCCCGCGTCTGATCGAAGAAGCCCGGCGCGGACGACTGCCGGCGCTGGTCGATCCGGGCATTTCGCGCGACTATCTGTACATGGGCGACGTCTGCGACGCGTGCGATGCGGTCATCGAGCGCGCCGGCAGCGGTCTCGCGCCCGGCGAGATCTTCAACATCGGCAGCGGGCGCAAGACTACGCTGGAGGAGATCGTCGCGATCGTGCGCGGGCTGTTCGGGGTGAGTGTCGAGCCGCAGTGGGGCTCGATGCCCAACCGCCGATGGGATCACTCCGACTGGTACGCGAATCCGGCCAAAGCGGACGAGCTGCTCGGCTGGAAGGCGACGACGGCGCTCGAGAACGGACTGCGTGCGACCTCCGAATGGATGGACCGCGAGCGGACGCTGCTCGAGCTCGCGCATCGGCACAGCGTCGAACAGGCACCTGCATGA
- a CDS encoding class I SAM-dependent methyltransferase, with protein MTSPEQREALLEARWCTLCGPGAAKKELYPARFADGDLSAPVFSARRSPDGCHFRLVECAGCGMIFSDPACPPETLGELYAASDVTYGPQEQQIYDSYAPILDRAASRLARRGAFVEIGGGSGFMLKYAAPAGFSSALEIEPSADAERRFVAPSPHARFVRSMMTDALLPESSASLICFFQMLDHLPDPLAFLKAVWRALEPGGVAVCVTHDTSGLATRLLGESSPIFDIEHTYLFNHDNLSRLFSAAGFDRIETFAVANDYSIRYWLGLAPLPAAPKGALLRTLELAGVADRRLRLRLGNVGAIARKPQHD; from the coding sequence ATGACGAGCCCCGAACAGAGGGAGGCGCTGCTCGAAGCCCGCTGGTGCACGCTGTGCGGGCCCGGCGCTGCAAAGAAAGAGCTTTATCCGGCCAGGTTCGCCGACGGGGATCTGAGCGCTCCGGTCTTTTCCGCGCGGCGCTCGCCGGACGGTTGCCACTTCCGCCTCGTCGAATGTGCCGGCTGCGGCATGATCTTCTCCGATCCGGCGTGTCCGCCGGAGACGCTCGGCGAGCTGTATGCTGCAAGCGATGTCACCTACGGCCCGCAGGAACAGCAGATCTACGACTCGTACGCACCGATTCTCGACCGCGCGGCGTCGCGACTTGCGCGGCGCGGGGCGTTCGTCGAGATCGGCGGCGGATCCGGTTTCATGCTGAAGTATGCCGCACCGGCCGGCTTTTCGTCTGCGCTCGAGATCGAACCGAGCGCCGACGCCGAACGGCGCTTCGTGGCGCCGTCGCCGCACGCCCGCTTCGTGCGCAGCATGATGACGGACGCGCTGCTGCCCGAATCGTCGGCGAGCCTGATATGCTTCTTCCAGATGCTCGACCACCTGCCGGACCCTCTGGCGTTCCTCAAGGCCGTCTGGCGTGCACTCGAACCCGGCGGTGTCGCGGTCTGCGTCACGCACGATACGTCGGGGCTCGCGACGCGCCTGCTCGGAGAATCGAGCCCGATCTTCGACATCGAGCACACGTACCTGTTCAACCACGACAACCTTTCGCGGCTGTTCTCGGCGGCCGGCTTCGATCGCATCGAAACCTTTGCCGTGGCCAACGACTATTCGATCCGTTACTGGCTCGGGCTCGCGCCGCTGCCGGCAGCGCCGAAGGGCGCGCTCCTGCGCACGCTCGAGCTTGCCGGAGTCGCCGACCGGCGGCTGCGCCTGAGGCTCGGCAACGTCGGCGCCATCGCCCGCAAACCACAACATGACTGA
- a CDS encoding aminotransferase class IV, producing MDVAKARISPLDRGFLFGEGLFETWRTYRGRPYGLAAHLERMAGSAKKIGIPFDASEPWEKRCTELARLNGMLKSDGAVRMTITRGHGPVSLLVEDTAEPTTLMLYRPLEPKLGEVKANGVAVYPFSIGSGVCERQRQVKSLNYLPAILARAEARKHGCYEAIYHTDGSMNGHGSVVLEGTTSNVFIVRGGVVRTAPVSAGLLPGVTRSKVLRIAKKIAKAKEERFTVEDLAGADEIFITGSAIEVLPVVRVGRRKIASGRPGPVTLEIQRRYREEVARTLGLEVDQLGD from the coding sequence GTGGATGTGGCGAAAGCGAGGATCTCACCTCTCGACCGGGGATTTCTATTCGGGGAAGGACTGTTCGAGACGTGGCGCACGTATCGAGGCCGGCCGTACGGGCTCGCCGCTCACCTGGAGCGCATGGCGGGCAGCGCAAAAAAAATCGGCATCCCGTTCGACGCCTCCGAGCCATGGGAGAAGCGCTGCACCGAGCTTGCACGTCTCAACGGCATGCTGAAGAGCGACGGCGCGGTGCGCATGACGATCACGCGCGGCCACGGCCCCGTCAGCCTTCTCGTCGAGGACACCGCCGAGCCGACGACGCTGATGCTCTACCGGCCGCTCGAGCCGAAGCTCGGCGAGGTGAAGGCGAACGGAGTCGCCGTGTATCCGTTCAGCATCGGGTCCGGTGTCTGCGAGCGCCAGCGCCAGGTGAAGTCGCTGAATTACCTTCCGGCGATCCTGGCGCGCGCCGAAGCGCGCAAGCATGGTTGCTACGAGGCGATCTATCATACCGACGGCAGCATGAACGGCCACGGCAGCGTCGTGCTCGAAGGCACGACCAGCAACGTCTTCATCGTCCGTGGCGGCGTGGTGCGCACGGCACCCGTTTCCGCCGGGCTGCTGCCCGGCGTCACGCGCAGCAAGGTTCTCCGCATCGCAAAAAAAATCGCCAAAGCGAAGGAAGAGCGCTTCACGGTCGAGGATCTGGCGGGCGCCGACGAAATCTTCATCACCGGATCGGCGATCGAAGTTCTTCCGGTGGTCCGAGTCGGCCGCCGCAAGATCGCGAGCGGCCGTCCCGGACCGGTCACGCTCGAGATCCAGCGGCGCTATCGCGAGGAAGTCGCGCGCACGCTCGGGCTCGAGGTCGACCAGCTCGGCGACTGA